Proteins from a single region of Cytophagaceae bacterium:
- a CDS encoding GIY-YIG nuclease family protein, with translation MDKKSILDDIFSNDPFGLLDIKPKVSQSRNEEERLISSFEEINSFYEKEQREPQESQNMQERTLFSRLSALRKNHSKTLALKPYDRFGLLNILPQKEYNSLDDLLQDDLLGLLSDDSEGLFDLKHVNYNEDRASAEFVARRKPCKDFEQFEPILQAVQKDLSLGKRKLVNFNQDNLRVGAFYVHNGILFYLKEINITQKEHYKPDGTRVREDGRTRCIFENGTESNMLKRSVEKILYANGKVVTENSDDVATSLSNQGNEINENDQAFGYIYVLRSKSTDPAIKNLKDLYKIGYSSVEISDRLKNASKEPTYLMAEVKLVMSFKCYNMNPQKLEMLLHNFFGSACLDIDIFDEKGQRHTPREWFIAPLNIIEEAVELVLNGKIINYKYEPLDRKISQNYY, from the coding sequence ATGGATAAAAAGAGCATACTAGATGATATTTTCTCAAATGACCCTTTTGGTTTATTAGATATAAAGCCCAAAGTTTCTCAATCCAGAAATGAAGAGGAGCGACTGATTTCTTCTTTCGAAGAAATTAATTCCTTTTATGAAAAAGAACAAAGAGAGCCTCAGGAATCTCAAAATATGCAGGAGAGAACCTTATTTTCACGATTATCTGCATTACGGAAAAACCATTCCAAGACCTTAGCTTTAAAGCCTTATGATAGATTTGGCTTACTGAATATTTTACCTCAGAAAGAATACAATTCTTTGGATGATTTATTGCAAGATGATTTGTTAGGTTTATTAAGCGATGATTCAGAAGGGCTATTTGATTTAAAACATGTTAATTACAATGAAGATAGAGCGAGTGCCGAATTTGTAGCAAGGAGAAAGCCCTGTAAAGATTTTGAACAATTTGAGCCTATACTACAAGCAGTACAAAAAGACCTCTCATTGGGTAAAAGAAAACTGGTTAATTTCAATCAGGATAATCTTCGGGTAGGAGCATTTTATGTTCATAATGGTATTTTGTTTTATCTCAAAGAAATTAACATCACCCAGAAAGAACATTATAAACCCGATGGTACCAGAGTCAGAGAAGACGGTCGAACACGGTGTATTTTCGAAAACGGCACTGAATCAAACATGCTAAAGCGTTCTGTTGAGAAAATCTTATATGCAAATGGAAAAGTAGTAACCGAAAATTCTGATGATGTTGCGACCAGCTTATCGAATCAAGGAAATGAAATAAATGAAAATGACCAGGCTTTTGGGTACATATATGTTTTACGTTCAAAAAGTACGGACCCGGCAATAAAAAATTTAAAAGACCTCTATAAAATTGGTTATTCGAGTGTAGAAATATCTGATCGCCTAAAAAATGCATCAAAAGAACCAACCTACCTTATGGCAGAAGTAAAGCTAGTTATGAGTTTCAAATGCTATAACATGAATCCTCAAAAACTTGAGATGCTTTTACATAATTTCTTTGGTTCTGCATGCTTGGACATTGACATCTTCGACGAAAAAGGCCAGAGACACACCCCAAGAGAGTGGTTTATCGCACCTTTGAATATTATTGAGGAGGCGGTGGAGTTGGTGTTGAATGGAAAGATAATAAATTATAAATATGAGCCTTTAGATCGTAAAATTTCACAGAATTATTATTAA
- a CDS encoding DEAD/DEAH box helicase family protein, which translates to MPDIVHVTYAQTGQSSNTNQYGMREMQQKAYEAREAQYLLLKAPPASGKSRALMYIALDKLTNQDIKKVIVAVPERSIGGSFGNTKLKEAGFFADWELNDNFNLCTPGSDDSKSKKQSFKNFLDNDEKILVCTHSTLRYAVEEIEEEKFNNVLLAIDEFHHVSADVESRLGEQLRNIITKSSAHIVAMTGSYFRGDAVPILRPEDEAKFVKVTYNYYEQLNGYKYLKSLGIGYHFYQGKYTSAIMEILDTNKKTILHIPNVNSGESTKDKYKEVGIIIDSIGDIEKTDSETGVIYVKRKGDGKILKVADLVNDNATDRNKIQNYLREMKSIDDMDLIIALGTAKEGFDWPYCEHALTVGYRGSLTEIIQIIGRCTRDSENKTHAQFTNLIAQPDAADDEVKTSVNNMLKAITASLLMEQVMAPNFKFKTKVSDDDKSNPGEIKVRGFRTPTSKRVKDIVESDLNDLKATILQDASMLRALPGTIDPEVINKVLIPKIIKEKYPELDENQVEEVRQYVVLDSVVKNNLLIDVNELKSAIQKDESILKAISENLPKNQIDNQLIPKVIKTIYPDLTDDEANSFSKMVIALPKNTDGVPPADKRFIRMAGSFIDIDELHIDLIDSVNPFQKAYEILSKDVTPKVLKVIQDAIEVTRITMDFEEARILWPKIIAFQSQNNRPPNITSQDPLERRMAECIIYLKEEKRKQANG; encoded by the coding sequence ATGCCAGATATAGTCCATGTAACCTACGCCCAAACAGGCCAAAGCTCCAATACTAATCAGTATGGAATGCGAGAAATGCAACAAAAAGCCTATGAAGCTCGTGAGGCTCAATATTTACTCTTAAAAGCCCCACCAGCATCGGGCAAAAGCAGAGCATTGATGTATATAGCCTTAGATAAACTAACCAATCAAGACATAAAAAAAGTGATTGTGGCGGTGCCTGAAAGATCCATCGGCGGATCTTTTGGAAATACCAAACTTAAGGAAGCTGGTTTTTTTGCCGATTGGGAGTTAAATGATAATTTTAATTTATGTACTCCGGGAAGCGATGACTCGAAAAGCAAAAAGCAGTCTTTTAAGAATTTTCTGGATAATGACGAAAAAATTCTAGTATGCACCCATTCAACACTCAGATATGCAGTTGAAGAAATAGAGGAAGAAAAATTCAATAATGTTTTACTTGCCATTGACGAATTTCATCATGTTTCTGCCGATGTAGAGAGTCGCTTAGGAGAACAACTTCGTAATATCATTACAAAATCTTCTGCCCATATTGTGGCCATGACAGGCTCCTATTTCAGAGGCGATGCTGTGCCAATTCTTAGACCTGAAGATGAAGCCAAATTTGTAAAAGTAACATACAATTACTACGAACAACTAAATGGTTACAAATACCTCAAATCTTTGGGTATTGGTTATCATTTCTATCAAGGAAAATACACCTCTGCAATAATGGAAATTTTAGATACCAACAAAAAGACCATTCTGCATATCCCGAATGTAAATTCAGGCGAATCAACCAAAGATAAATATAAAGAAGTAGGGATCATTATTGATAGTATAGGCGACATTGAAAAAACAGATTCTGAAACAGGGGTCATTTATGTTAAAAGAAAAGGAGATGGGAAAATTTTAAAGGTTGCCGACCTGGTAAATGATAATGCCACTGACCGAAATAAAATCCAAAATTATCTCCGTGAAATGAAGTCTATTGACGATATGGATTTGATAATCGCCTTGGGTACGGCAAAAGAAGGATTTGATTGGCCTTATTGCGAGCATGCTCTTACAGTGGGATACAGAGGCTCATTAACAGAAATTATACAGATAATTGGTCGATGTACCAGAGACAGTGAAAATAAAACACATGCTCAATTTACCAATTTGATCGCCCAGCCCGATGCTGCCGACGATGAAGTTAAGACATCAGTAAACAACATGTTAAAAGCCATTACTGCATCTTTATTAATGGAACAGGTAATGGCACCCAACTTCAAGTTTAAAACTAAAGTTTCGGATGATGACAAGTCAAATCCAGGAGAAATAAAAGTTAGGGGTTTTAGAACTCCAACTTCTAAAAGGGTTAAGGATATAGTAGAATCTGATTTAAATGACCTCAAAGCAACAATTCTGCAAGACGCATCAATGCTAAGGGCATTACCCGGCACAATTGACCCCGAGGTGATAAACAAAGTATTGATACCCAAAATAATAAAAGAAAAATATCCTGAATTAGACGAAAATCAAGTTGAGGAAGTAAGGCAATATGTAGTGCTTGACTCGGTAGTAAAAAATAACCTTTTAATTGATGTCAATGAATTAAAATCGGCCATCCAAAAAGACGAAAGTATTCTTAAAGCCATCAGTGAGAATCTACCTAAAAATCAAATTGACAATCAACTTATTCCAAAGGTTATCAAAACAATATATCCTGATTTAACCGATGATGAAGCTAATTCTTTCAGCAAAATGGTGATTGCTTTACCCAAAAATACGGATGGAGTGCCACCTGCTGACAAGCGTTTTATCAGAATGGCTGGAAGTTTTATTGATATAGATGAACTGCATATTGACTTAATCGATAGTGTAAATCCATTCCAAAAAGCTTATGAGATCCTTTCTAAGGACGTTACTCCAAAAGTTTTAAAAGTGATACAGGATGCTATTGAAGTTACAAGAATTACTATGGATTTTGAGGAAGCAAGAATTTTGTGGCCCAAAATCATAGCTTTCCAATCACAGAATAACAGACCTCCAAATATCACTTCGCAAGACCCTTTGGAGCGTAGAATGGCCGAGTGTATCATTTATCTAAAAGAAGAGAAAAGAAAGCAAGCCAATGGATAA
- a CDS encoding type II toxin-antitoxin system death-on-curing family toxin: MKDFFYFDTAHAIEVHDEIIKNSGGSLGILNAGLLDSTLDHIQNELYYPNIEEKVTHLFFSINKNHCFSDGNKRASIVLSAYFLELNGYSEKVDKFILRMEDNAVHVADNRIDRELLYEIIKSIIHEDDFSEELKLRIFNVLS, translated from the coding sequence ATGAAAGACTTTTTTTATTTTGATACTGCACATGCAATAGAGGTTCATGATGAAATCATCAAAAACTCAGGAGGTAGCTTAGGTATTCTTAATGCTGGCCTATTGGATAGTACCTTGGACCATATTCAGAATGAATTATATTATCCTAATATTGAGGAAAAGGTAACTCATTTATTTTTTTCTATAAATAAAAATCATTGCTTCAGTGATGGCAACAAGCGTGCTTCAATAGTATTGTCAGCCTATTTTTTAGAATTAAACGGTTATTCCGAAAAGGTCGATAAGTTTATTCTAAGAATGGAGGACAATGCTGTGCATGTTGCAGATAATAGAATCGATAGAGAGCTTCTTTACGAAATAATAAAATCAATTATACATGAGGATGATTTTTCTGAAGAATTAAAATTAAGAATTTTCAATGTCTTATCATAA
- a CDS encoding DNA-binding protein — protein MKKDLTTSAIDRQNILNNPVALDTIQKQLGITGMLYDNEYRFTTAQIADYFEVSTKTIKRQVDSFNDELTANGYTVLKGQKLKEFKSLFSHLLYNDIDDDASQRDIDVPLSIEDTDNKDVTNDKTINTNKKALSRLKALAVFNFRALLNIGMLLTESEKAKAIRSRMLDIVIDSLNQKLGGTTKYINQRDEEFLVAITREPEYRKEFTSALGRYLNMGNEKYKYFTDEIYKLIFHENASEYRTILKLEANENARSTMYAEVLKLIASFEIGIADELKDKYSDLGRQLEPSELKELIINFASKRHWRPLLEDARVKMASRDYGLRDVIHERLTPYIKSLTSDDFQKFVGENSQDLIERVLENPALLEVFKRLKDR, from the coding sequence ATGAAAAAGGATTTAACAACATCGGCGATAGACCGCCAAAACATATTAAACAATCCTGTTGCTTTAGATACTATTCAGAAGCAACTAGGTATTACAGGCATGTTGTATGATAATGAATACAGGTTTACAACTGCACAAATTGCAGATTATTTTGAGGTAAGTACTAAAACAATTAAACGACAAGTAGATTCTTTTAATGATGAACTTACAGCTAATGGATATACAGTTCTTAAAGGACAGAAACTAAAGGAGTTTAAAAGTCTATTTAGTCATTTGTTATATAACGATATAGATGATGATGCTTCACAGAGGGACATTGATGTCCCTCTGTCAATAGAAGATACTGATAATAAGGACGTAACTAATGATAAAACTATTAATACTAATAAGAAAGCACTAAGTAGATTAAAAGCACTTGCAGTATTTAACTTTAGAGCATTGCTTAATATTGGTATGCTTCTAACAGAGAGTGAGAAAGCAAAAGCTATTAGAAGTAGGATGTTAGATATAGTAATAGATAGTTTAAATCAAAAACTTGGTGGTACAACTAAATATATAAACCAAAGAGATGAAGAGTTTTTGGTGGCTATAACTAGAGAACCTGAATACAGGAAGGAGTTTACGAGTGCATTAGGCAGGTACTTAAACATGGGCAATGAGAAGTACAAATATTTCACAGATGAGATATACAAATTAATATTTCATGAAAACGCATCAGAATATCGGACAATACTAAAATTAGAAGCTAATGAAAATGCCAGAAGTACCATGTATGCTGAGGTTCTTAAGTTAATAGCATCCTTCGAAATCGGTATTGCAGACGAACTTAAAGATAAATATAGTGATTTAGGTAGGCAGTTAGAGCCGTCTGAATTAAAAGAACTAATAATTAATTTTGCAAGTAAACGTCATTGGCGACCTCTTTTGGAGGATGCACGTGTAAAAATGGCAAGCAGAGATTATGGTCTTAGAGATGTGATCCATGAGCGGTTAACCCCATATATCAAAAGTTTAACGTCAGATGATTTTCAAAAATTCGTTGGTGAAAATAGCCAAGATTTAATAGAGCGAGTACTAGAAAACCCCGCATTATTAGAGGTATTTAAAAGATTAAAAGATAGATGA
- a CDS encoding class I SAM-dependent DNA methyltransferase, whose protein sequence is MSITQIQENIQTLIANIQEETFIYNLLLAYDTPKSTIKRLQADGGLNLSKNSNEILWKNKLWFKHLESEYLYSAFEQIKTNETGLKHKPRFVICTDYKTFIALDTKTTDTLNIPIEELSRHFDFFLPWAGMEKAQAIYENPADVKAAERMARLYDEIKKDNITTTKEEVHNLNVFLSRLLFCFFAEDTGIFETAQFTNAIKNHTQTDGSDLNTYLDTLFEVMNTPLEKRRSVSGAELPQFLNNFPYVNGGLFRNRHFAPTFNRKSREAVLANGELQWKDINPDIFGSMIQAVITPEHRGGMGMHYTSVPNIMKVIEPLFLTELYEVFESTLSSHSGADKTKKLKELLKRIRNIKVFDPACGSGNFLIIAYKELRKLEMAIFKELDKLQGKLGSGTFDFGESSFSEISLKNFYGIELDDFAHEVATLSLWLAEHQMNQLFFQEFGRTRPALPLMETGNIVHGNACRLDWEKVCPKIEGDEIYILGNPPFLGTRNQNSVQKDDLVIALSTIENYKSLDYIACWFFKASNYILNFNSQFAFVSTNSISQGDQVSIFWKPILFKLNLEISFAYQSFVWSNSAKQNAGVTVIITGIRNINSKPKIIFNKNIRKSVFNINPYLVEGHNLFIGRISSSISKLPKMIKGSIPADGGFLILSEEEALILKSKLESASLDPSIIKRFIGAQEVIDNLLRYCIYIDDLNLPEYLEIDWIKKRLDGVKKMRAESTKKATQLLSTSPNRFAEDRYFNQECLLVPVVTSERRTYVPIVFMEKGPVIYASAQAIYQPRPYIFSIVTSRIHNVWVKALAGRLRTDIRYSSALCYNTFPFPSITLAQKQELEKNVFRILEEREAHSEKTLAQLYDPEKMPEGLREAHLQNDLAIERCYREKPFESDEERLEYLFKLYEKMIEEEKNKGTLFEGAKKTKKKKG, encoded by the coding sequence ATGAGCATTACACAAATACAAGAAAACATTCAAACCTTAATAGCCAACATCCAGGAAGAAACCTTCATCTATAATTTATTATTGGCCTACGATACTCCCAAGAGTACGATTAAACGCCTGCAAGCCGATGGAGGGTTAAATCTTTCCAAAAACTCGAATGAAATACTTTGGAAAAATAAATTGTGGTTTAAGCATTTAGAGAGTGAGTACCTTTATTCTGCTTTTGAACAAATCAAAACCAACGAGACCGGCCTCAAACACAAACCAAGGTTCGTAATTTGCACTGATTACAAAACTTTTATAGCACTCGATACCAAAACAACTGATACACTAAATATTCCTATCGAAGAACTTTCGAGGCATTTCGATTTCTTTCTGCCTTGGGCAGGCATGGAAAAAGCACAGGCAATTTACGAAAACCCTGCAGATGTAAAAGCGGCCGAACGCATGGCCAGGCTTTACGACGAAATCAAAAAAGACAATATTACTACCACCAAAGAGGAAGTACACAATCTCAACGTGTTTTTGAGCCGTTTGCTTTTTTGTTTTTTTGCTGAGGATACAGGCATTTTTGAAACCGCACAGTTTACCAATGCCATCAAAAACCACACGCAAACCGATGGCAGCGACCTAAACACCTATTTGGATACGCTCTTTGAGGTGATGAACACACCTTTAGAAAAACGCAGGTCAGTGAGCGGAGCCGAACTGCCGCAGTTCTTAAACAACTTCCCTTATGTAAACGGCGGATTATTCCGAAACCGACATTTTGCCCCCACATTTAACCGTAAAAGCCGTGAAGCAGTATTGGCCAATGGGGAATTGCAATGGAAAGACATAAACCCCGATATATTTGGCTCTATGATACAGGCGGTTATTACGCCTGAGCATCGTGGGGGTATGGGTATGCACTACACTTCGGTGCCTAATATTATGAAGGTCATAGAGCCGCTTTTTCTTACAGAGTTGTACGAAGTATTTGAATCAACTCTTTCATCCCACTCAGGGGCTGACAAAACCAAAAAGCTAAAAGAATTACTCAAACGTATAAGAAACATAAAGGTTTTTGACCCAGCTTGTGGGAGTGGTAATTTTCTAATAATTGCCTACAAAGAGCTACGAAAACTGGAAATGGCCATATTTAAAGAACTGGACAAGCTACAAGGCAAGCTAGGCTCTGGCACTTTTGACTTTGGTGAAAGTTCTTTTTCAGAAATAAGCCTCAAAAACTTTTATGGCATTGAGCTAGACGACTTTGCCCACGAAGTGGCCACGCTAAGCCTTTGGCTGGCCGAACACCAAATGAACCAGTTATTTTTTCAAGAATTTGGCCGTACACGCCCAGCTCTGCCACTTATGGAAACAGGAAATATTGTACATGGAAATGCATGTAGATTAGATTGGGAAAAAGTTTGTCCAAAGATTGAAGGCGATGAGATATATATATTGGGAAATCCACCGTTTCTAGGTACTAGAAACCAAAATTCAGTTCAAAAGGACGATTTAGTAATTGCTTTAAGTACAATAGAGAATTATAAGTCACTAGATTATATAGCATGTTGGTTTTTTAAAGCCTCAAACTATATTCTAAATTTTAATTCACAATTTGCTTTTGTTTCAACTAACTCTATTTCCCAAGGAGATCAAGTTTCAATTTTTTGGAAACCAATTTTATTTAAACTAAATCTAGAAATTTCATTTGCTTATCAGTCATTCGTTTGGTCAAATAGTGCAAAACAAAATGCTGGAGTTACAGTAATAATAACAGGAATTAGAAATATTAATTCGAAGCCTAAAATAATATTTAATAAAAACATTCGAAAATCAGTATTTAATATAAACCCATATCTTGTTGAAGGTCATAATTTATTTATTGGGAGAATAAGTTCCTCAATAAGTAAGCTACCCAAAATGATAAAAGGTAGTATTCCAGCTGATGGGGGATTTTTAATCTTAAGTGAAGAGGAAGCATTAATTTTAAAGAGTAAACTAGAAAGTGCCTCTTTAGATCCCTCAATTATAAAAAGATTTATCGGTGCTCAGGAAGTAATTGATAATTTACTAAGATACTGCATTTATATAGATGATTTAAATTTACCCGAATATTTAGAAATTGATTGGATCAAAAAAAGATTGGATGGGGTAAAAAAAATGCGTGCTGAAAGTACAAAAAAAGCAACTCAACTTTTATCTACATCACCGAATAGGTTTGCAGAAGATAGATATTTTAATCAAGAATGCTTGCTTGTACCAGTTGTTACATCGGAAAGAAGGACTTATGTACCTATAGTATTTATGGAAAAAGGTCCAGTTATTTATGCCTCGGCCCAAGCTATCTATCAGCCTCGACCCTATATTTTTTCCATAGTAACATCTCGCATTCATAATGTTTGGGTTAAAGCCTTAGCTGGAAGATTAAGGACTGACATTCGTTATTCGTCAGCTCTTTGCTACAATACCTTCCCCTTCCCATCCATCACTTTAGCCCAAAAGCAGGAATTAGAAAAAAATGTGTTTAGAATATTGGAAGAAAGAGAGGCCCACAGCGAGAAAACCCTTGCTCAGCTATACGACCCCGAAAAAATGCCTGAAGGCCTAAGAGAAGCTCACCTCCAAAACGACCTAGCGATAGAACGCTGCTATCGTGAAAAACCCTTTGAATCAGACGAAGAAAGGCTGGAATACCTTTTCAAACTTTATGAAAAGATGATAGAGGAAGAAAAGAATAAGGGGACGTTATTTGAAGGTGCAAAGAAAACTAAAAAGAAGAAGGGATGA
- the mcrC gene encoding 5-methylcytosine-specific restriction endonuclease system specificity protein McrC encodes MDIPIQNIYYLLCYAWDKLEEAEPVSVDSDTEHQLLNLFAKVLSERLKWLLKKGLDRSYIPIEEEIFGIKGKLDFSKTIKNNSLRKHHTVCEFDDFQFDILSNRIIKNTLSKLLKTENIDSRIIEDVFMVFHKLPDISDYQFRLSDFDKVRIHRNNYHYDFILKICRIIQENLLINEKSGKYRFFDFVRDEKAMARLFEAFVRNFYRNETNFNVESKQIKWQFTNVLENTESFLPLMKTDITINAPDWKLIIDTKYYKDAFKLSYDKPKFDSGNLYQLFAYLINQEDGTTYTKTCLGMLLYPSTKDYQDAEMWYQEHKIRISFVNLNQDWRLIKDSLLKLLK; translated from the coding sequence ATGGATATTCCAATTCAAAATATCTATTATTTATTATGCTACGCATGGGATAAACTCGAAGAAGCAGAGCCTGTTAGCGTTGATTCTGATACAGAACATCAATTGCTTAACCTTTTCGCCAAAGTACTCTCAGAAAGGCTTAAGTGGCTTTTAAAAAAAGGTTTGGATAGAAGCTATATTCCTATTGAAGAAGAAATATTCGGCATAAAAGGTAAGCTTGATTTTTCCAAAACCATCAAAAATAATTCCTTAAGAAAACACCATACAGTTTGTGAATTTGATGATTTCCAGTTTGATATTTTATCCAATAGAATAATTAAAAATACCCTATCAAAATTATTGAAAACCGAAAATATAGATTCAAGAATTATTGAAGATGTTTTCATGGTTTTCCATAAACTGCCCGATATCTCTGATTATCAATTCCGTCTTTCTGATTTTGATAAAGTCAGGATACACCGCAATAATTATCATTACGATTTTATTCTGAAAATATGCAGGATTATTCAGGAAAACCTGCTGATTAACGAAAAAAGCGGCAAATATCGTTTTTTTGATTTCGTAAGAGATGAAAAAGCCATGGCCAGATTGTTTGAAGCATTTGTTCGTAATTTTTATAGAAATGAAACTAACTTCAATGTAGAATCAAAACAAATTAAATGGCAGTTTACTAATGTTTTAGAAAACACTGAGTCGTTTCTGCCTTTGATGAAAACCGACATAACTATAAATGCCCCTGACTGGAAACTCATCATTGATACCAAATATTACAAAGACGCTTTTAAGTTAAGTTACGACAAGCCTAAATTTGACTCAGGCAACCTTTATCAATTGTTTGCTTATCTTATTAATCAAGAAGATGGCACCACATACACCAAGACTTGCCTGGGAATGCTTTTATATCCCAGCACCAAAGATTATCAAGATGCCGAAATGTGGTATCAGGAACATAAAATTAGAATCAGTTTTGTGAATTTGAATCAAGATTGGAGGTTAATAAAAGATAGTTTATTAAAATTACTAAAATAA
- a CDS encoding EVE domain-containing protein — MENLPQNATQEEAIIYWSDIILNHLLELRKSKYPNLTFWLRKTDSDRLRKGYWFQGSFYIFLGFTSKGDWKNKTRQFGFVINFSDPQNPKLYLEVAYQSETNQEIINCYERLVTAIEGFEKRSEGNYFKYYDSGDIISTIDKFLETSWPLFLETVSLFKLEEEILISEGKFQKLLNRTLSIRNDKTSIIPEDTEIEPDDEINYWWLNANPRIWKIESHNIGSKQTYTTHNEKGNKRRIYKHFEAVNPGDLIIGYESTPSKLIKAFYKVTKGKHNSDKDEEIEFELIKILDVPVHWSELKENPLLDKCEVFINNQGSLFKLTAEEFEIIRDIIDEKAILLETESENITVENYTIFEDNEKPFISETALDEITKSLKYKKNIVLQGPPGVGKTFIAKKIAYQMMGKTDDSKIRMVQFHQSYAYEDFIQGIRPASNGTFKVKNGLFYEFCKKAEIDASNDYFFIIDEINRGNLSKIFGELMMLIEADKRGKYAVPLTYSEKDESPFSVPANLHIIGTMNTADRSLSIVDYALRRRFRFIDLQPEFSDSFIGFLESQGISNSDAKSLCNKVNQLNQDLSKDKHLGPGFQIGHSYFCSKPDGPFGTWLADIINFEIKPLLEEYWFDNKSKVEEAVNLLRA, encoded by the coding sequence ATGGAAAACCTCCCACAAAACGCCACCCAAGAAGAGGCAATAATCTATTGGTCAGATATCATTCTGAATCATTTATTAGAGCTTCGAAAATCAAAGTATCCAAACCTAACTTTTTGGCTTAGAAAAACTGACAGTGATCGATTAAGGAAAGGCTATTGGTTTCAAGGTAGCTTTTACATCTTTTTAGGATTTACAAGCAAAGGAGATTGGAAAAACAAAACCCGTCAATTTGGCTTTGTGATAAATTTCTCCGATCCTCAAAATCCAAAACTGTACTTAGAGGTAGCTTATCAGTCAGAAACTAATCAAGAAATTATTAACTGTTACGAAAGGCTTGTGACAGCTATTGAAGGTTTCGAAAAACGAAGCGAGGGGAACTATTTTAAATATTATGATAGTGGAGATATAATTTCAACTATCGACAAGTTTTTGGAAACTTCTTGGCCTTTATTCCTTGAGACTGTCAGTTTGTTCAAACTCGAAGAAGAAATACTAATTTCAGAAGGTAAATTTCAAAAACTGCTCAATCGAACTCTAAGTATCCGAAACGACAAAACCTCAATTATTCCCGAAGATACTGAAATAGAACCCGACGATGAAATCAACTACTGGTGGCTCAATGCCAATCCCAGAATTTGGAAAATAGAAAGCCATAACATTGGCAGCAAGCAAACCTATACCACCCACAACGAAAAAGGCAACAAAAGAAGGATATATAAACATTTTGAAGCTGTTAATCCTGGCGACCTAATAATTGGCTATGAAAGTACCCCATCAAAACTCATTAAAGCATTTTATAAAGTCACCAAAGGAAAACATAATTCCGACAAAGATGAAGAAATTGAGTTTGAACTTATCAAAATTTTGGATGTACCAGTTCATTGGAGTGAGCTGAAAGAAAACCCATTACTTGATAAATGTGAGGTTTTTATAAATAACCAAGGTAGCTTATTTAAACTCACAGCCGAAGAGTTTGAAATTATCAGAGATATAATCGATGAAAAAGCAATCCTGCTTGAAACCGAATCTGAAAATATAACTGTTGAAAATTATACAATTTTTGAAGATAATGAAAAGCCTTTTATATCTGAGACAGCTTTAGATGAAATCACAAAATCTCTCAAATACAAAAAAAACATAGTCCTTCAAGGTCCTCCAGGTGTTGGTAAAACTTTCATAGCCAAAAAAATAGCCTATCAAATGATGGGTAAAACTGATGATTCAAAAATCCGAATGGTGCAGTTTCATCAGTCATATGCCTACGAAGATTTTATTCAGGGAATTAGACCAGCCAGTAATGGCACATTCAAAGTCAAAAACGGATTATTCTATGAGTTCTGCAAAAAAGCTGAAATAGACGCATCTAATGATTATTTCTTTATTATTGACGAAATAAACAGAGGAAATCTTAGCAAAATATTTGGTGAACTTATGATGCTCATTGAAGCTGATAAAAGAGGGAAATATGCTGTACCTTTGACTTATTCTGAAAAAGACGAATCGCCATTTTCAGTTCCTGCCAATCTGCATATCATTGGAACCATGAACACAGCTGATCGTTCTTTGTCAATTGTAGATTATGCCTTAAGAAGGAGATTTCGATTCATAGACCTACAACCTGAATTTTCTGACTCCTTTATTGGATTTCTCGAAAGTCAAGGCATTTCAAACTCAGATGCCAAATCATTGTGCAATAAAGTTAACCAGCTAAATCAAGACTTAAGCAAAGACAAACACCTTGGTCCAGGCTTCCAGATAGGCCATAGTTATTTCTGTTCTAAACCCGATGGTCCTTTCGGTACTTGGTTGGCTGATATTATTAATTTTGAAATCAAACCATTGTTAGAAGAATATTGGTTTGATAATAAATCGAAAGTGGAGGAGGCTGTAAACTTGCTAAGGGCATAA